Below is a window of Oncorhynchus clarkii lewisi isolate Uvic-CL-2024 chromosome 19, UVic_Ocla_1.0, whole genome shotgun sequence DNA.
CAATTTGGTAGTACAGCTTTATTTAATATTAGTCTGAAGCAAATCTGTCTACCACTACCATACAATAGAACTAGCAAATGCATGATTTATTCAGTCCCCCCAAATATACAGCACCAATGAACAATATAACAATGCAAATGAATATGAAGTTATTCAAtttagtgtaaaaaaaaaaaaagtgcatcTAAGTGAAGAAATAACATGTGACACATTCTCCTAGTTAACTTGAATAGCCTCAACATCAAATCACCTAGTCTACTTGTTTTGCAGAGAAAGGTCAAAAGTGTCCCCGTTTTTCCAGTGTCATGACCCTGTCCAGAAACCGCTCCTAGCCACCTGTGTAGATAAAGCAGGTATAAGCAATAGTGTCTCTAGGCTAGGGGGGGGTGTTTCTGGTCATGGACCAGCTCACCTCAGGAGGAGAATCCCCAGCCTCCATTTTGGTGACACACTGCTTCTTCCTGTGGTAACAATCTTGTAATGCCTCTGCTCCTGGAAGACTTAACTTCCTTTTGAAGGCACCCCTGAGGGGGATAGTACTGTCGGGAGATTTCTCTGGTATCTGGACTTTGGGGACAGAGGTTGCTGCCCCCACAAAAGTGGGAAACACAGGTGTGCAAGGTGAAGATTTAGTGAGCACTCCTGAGTCTGCAGATGTCTCTGCCACAGGGCCCCGCCCCTTGCTGTGGCTGCAGGATGACATGGTCTCCATGTGGCTGCATGTCCATAGCTCAGAGTCACTTGCTGACCTCATCTGGACATCAATGAGATGAGGCTCTGTTGGACCACCACTTTTGATCACTTCTTTGAGGATGACAGTGGGAGTGTTCCTCCTTTGGCTCCTGCCCCAATACCTGCAGCTCCCCTGCCTCGGTCGCCTGGGGCCAGCTATAGACTCGTCCGAATCTTCTGAGCTCCCGTCATATGGGTCCAAGGACTGAAGCGAGATGGGTATTTTATACTGTTAAGTATAGTATGAATGTAAGTGATTTGCTCATCAATGCTTGTGAATTGCAATCCTACTTACCAAAGAAAGCCACGAATATCGTCCCACCGGCTTGTGTGAACACGTTAGCATCCTTTGAATGGGTTGTCTGCTCTCTGCCGCACTACTTCCACATCCCTGATCAGAGTAACATTGTAGAAACTAGTTAAAGTGCGTAACATTGTAGTCTGGTAACATTAAATACGGTTTTTTAACTTGTATCAAAAGGTGAGGGCATGCTAGTTCTTGGTCATGACTCGGTTCCATTGCACAAAGGCGTTTAAGAGCACGATGCTCAATCTGAACATTGACATGAGTCACTTGCGGAAGTTTTTGGAAGCATAAGGAACTTAACTTTCATATCAGTAAGAAAAGTTGAATTGATACACATTGATAGGTTTAGTGTTCCCACACGGTCATATCTCCATGTTATTGCGCTTGTTTACGAAAGACAAGAGGCCACCACCTGTGCGTCAGCGTAACTCAAAGTGTAGCGGAAGTCATTTCGTGGATGAATGCTGCCTATCCATACCAAAAAAAAGGACTGCAGTCAGAGGGCAGTGTAACTGCAGTCTTTCATAAGGGTAGAGTTTGCGAGTTAACGGCATGCATGCTCATAATTATTGTAGACTGCCTACCATAACACGTACTGTCAGTCAAAAGGACATACAATGAGACTATTACCATGGTGCTGGTATCAGACCATCTTGGACTGACATCTGATTCGGAATCAGTACTGGACTCCACTTTACACAGCTCCTACAATAAAATAGGGGAAGAAAGAGCTAGTACGTATTACTCACCTCAAAGTTGTGGCACAATAATGTTTACCTATGCTACAGGCGTTGACTAACTGTCTAGAATATACAAAATGTGCATACAACTGCATCTTTGAATTTCCTCACCATGTATTTGAATGCAAGCTTATCCACACTACTGGGGCCACTTTCAACAAGACTGTCATCAGGAAAACCTGCGAGTAAAATAAATCCATATGTATATTTTATAAGTTAAACCATCAGTAGGCCTAATTAGAGTATGTTTCTGTCATCACAATTCATAACGTCACCTCAATTGGCCTTCTGTGATAAAAGACCCACGTTTTTGTAAAAACATTGGTTAAACTCTTCACGTTTAAAAACAAGGTTTTTCTATAGAAACGCACGTATATTCGGATGAAAACATAATGTGCATAAGTCTGTATGCATTCGGTTTACATTGCTCACTACCATCTGTAAACACTGACACTCAGTTCATCCAAAATTACCTGGAAGTGAGTGTTGCTGCTGCCGGTTCGTTGTCGCCATGCTCCTTGATTGACCACCAACTTCACAGATTTGGGCAGGTGCGCCTTGTCAGCATCTCAGCTGACTGCTGTGAACTGATTGACTAGTTTATTAGTTTTCATTGGTTCATTTCAAACAGGTAATTTTACCTTCATGCCTCGTTTACCAAGGAGATAAACGTGAGTTTGCCAGTATTAAACTTCAATTGgaacaaaaaacatgttttaatggtTCTCATCTGTTCAACCCCTGTCCATTTGAATAGGTCACACTCACTTGCGCGAGTCGACTCCAAGCTACCCATGAACGGTGATGCGCATGCTCCATGCGTAAGATCCGTCCTCGAGGAAGGATGAATGTtattgttcattttaaagatggcggcggagggaggagggaaggagttgAACGAAATTAAAACTCAGTTCAATACACGGGAAGGCGTCTATAAACTCCTCACTCACTCCGAATATAGCCGCCCCAACAGGGTGCCTTTTAATTCCCAGGGTTCAAACCCCGTCAAAGTCTCCTTCGTCAACGTCAATGACCAGTCTGGTAACGGCGACAGAATATGTTTTAATGTGGGCCGGGAACTGTACTTCTACATCTACAAAGGCGTTAGAAAGGTAGGTAGCTAAACATTATTTTGTCAGCTTGCTTATAATTGATGTGTCTTAATTGATGACCACAGTGTTGTCCAATTTTCATGGTTTATGACTAATGCACAGCACTGTGTCCTAATAGCACCACCAGTCTGTTCTCACTGCACAGTCCTCCTCGTCCAAAAGTGTTGTGGTATGCACAGCGAGCCAGCTAGCAGACTGGCTAACTCTAATCTGACAGTCACCGTTAGGTTGTAACATCTATCGACGCACCATGGACATGGTGTACATTTGGCTAGAATCCCAATATTGGCAGTGAATGCATGCTCGTGACATCACAAGAGTGACCTCTATTTGTACTTCCACTTGGGTGGTGACTTACAGTGCACGGATGCCCTGTCTGATGTGACCTAGGAAATCTAGCCTTTAAAGGTGTTAAGCTAGCTACATGACTGCTTAAACAACAGTTGTGGCATCAAGAACAAGGTGTTGTTGTGAATTAATTTGCACAATTACTTGACATTTACATACATATGAAGATGTTCAATAACCCGAATCTAAATCTGCATACAAGATTTCCATTAACTTCCAATGATGTGTCGGTGTGGTGACAGGAAGTGCTTCCTGGAGTTCAGTCAGACAGAGGGGCATCTTAGTGAGTGAGTTGCTGTGAACTTTTGGACATGACAAGTTGATAATGCAGGACTACAGGTGCTTGATCCTATTTTCCTCAGTGTGGCAGATAGTAGACCAAATCTATAGTTTTTAATTTCTTCCAAGTGTGTAAAGAGATCTAAACTTCTACAATATTCACAAAGACTATACAGGTGCATCaattctattttgccctgtttatcaaaactTGTCAacaatcaactgactggctttcttgatgtctatagtattctctctggtatgcaatctggtttccgctcggGTTATGGattgtgtcactgcaaccttaaatgtCCCTTAAAACCTCTTTGAACCACCCCacccggatccgggataattgtcatcagcaacgctgaatagcatagcgcaacagtcaattaatattactagaaaatgttcatgaaatcacaagtgcaatataggaaaacacagtttagccttttgttaatcaccctgtcatctcagattttgaaattatgctttacagcgaaagcaatccaagcgtttgtaaatttatcgatagccttgcatagcattatgtacacttagcatcaggaagcttggtcacgaaaatcagaaaagcaatcaaattaaccgtttacctttgatgatctttggatgttttcactcacgagactcccagttacacagcaaatgttccttttgttccataaagattatttctatacccaaaataccgacgTTTGTTTGTTGCGTTATATTCAGAattccacaggaaagagcggtcacgacaacgcagacggaaattccaaatagtctccataatgtccacataaacatgtcaaagttttttataatcattcctcaggtagttttttaaatatatattcgataatatatcaaccgagtgtgtagctttttccataacagcgggaggaacaatggccgtcTTACTTAATTGCGCaccaactcactctgagagcccccacctgtccacttacgcaatgtgatccttcacgctcatttttttaaataaaagcctgaaacactgtctaaagactgacaccttagggaagccacagaaaaagcaatatggttgatatccctttaaatgcgCAATAGAGATGCATAAGAACTGAGACTTCAAAAAcaggggcacttcctgattggattttcctcaggttttagcctgcaatatcagttctgtttaactcacagacaaaagtttgacagttttggaaactttagtgttttctatcccaatctgtcaattatatgcatattctagaatctgttcctgagaaataggccgtttactttgggaccGCAATTTTTCCCTCTAGCTTCACGAGGTCCCTTAATGATGTCatcattgcccttgattctaagcaatgttgtgctgctatttttattgaattTGATACAGgcgaccattccattcttgtgggccggctaaggagtgtTAGTGTCTctgagagaggtagttagtaaACCAAGCCAAGGATccctcaaagagtgcagtgtataaagtcagaacatctgctgtctcagccactgcctatcaccaagggtgtaccccaaggcttgggcctaggccccacgctcttctcaatttacctcaacaacatagctcaggcagtagaaaGCTTTCTCATCCATTTATgtgcagatgatagtcttatactcagcaGGTCCCTCccaggattttgtgttaaatgctctacaacaaagctttcttagtgtccaaaaagctttctctacccttgttttgaacacctccaaaacaaaggtcttGTGGTTtgataagaagaatgcccctctctctactggtgtgattactacctctgagggtttagagcttgaagtagtcacctcatacaagtacttgggagtatggctacttgggagtatggctagaccgtacgtgatgtattgttgtttctacctttttgccctttgtgctgttgtctgtgcccaataatgtttgtaccatgttttgtgctgctgccatgttgtgttgtcatgtgttgctgccttgctatgtcgttgtcttaggtctctctttatgtagtgttgtctctcttgtcgtgatatgtgttttgtcctatattttattatttaaaaaataataatcccgtcccggcaggaggccttttggtaggccctcattgtaaataagaatttgttcttaactgacttgcctagttaaataaagtaaaaatatattttttaaatgctaAAGCGTGTACCTTTCTGACATTCCCTAACTGTAATATACCATATGGGCCTATGGTTGGAATAGGCCTATGCAAAAACAGCTGAGCTGTCTGGAGACACATGAAAACTTTCCACTCTAAAACTTTCCGATCTGCTGTCTGATTCTTTATGTCAGTATTGTTCATAACACCGCATCAAgcccccctacccccccccctgAGACACTACATTGTTATGTTAGGCCTTTATTTCAGGAAGATATTTTTTTACGGGTGTCTTTTTGATGTCCTCTGATTATTACAATTGATTGTACTGTAATGCAATTAAACTATTGACTTCAAAGGCTGCGTCATAGACCTAGTTACCACTTCAAAAGGCCTTTTGTGTTTGCTGTCATGTTCAAAGAATTCCGTGTCGTCATGAGCACTCTACTCAAGTTGGCTTCGTTGCTTTTGCATGCCACCCTTGATGCTTTGATCTGCGATTTGACCAGGAGCCGAAAACTGAAAAGATTAGGGCAGTAACCGTATCTCACTGgggtttttttttttgtactctTTTCTTTCAGGCGGCTGACTTGAGCAAGCCTATCGACAAGAGGATATACAAGGGTACACAGCCCACATGTCATGACTTCAACCACCTGACAGCCACGGCGGACAGCGTCTCCCTGCTGGTGGGCTTCTCGGCAGGCCAAGTGCAGCTCATCGACCCCATCAAGAGGGAGACCAGCAAGCTCTTCAATGAGGAAGTAAGTTGTCATGAAAGTCTCCAAATGAAATGTAAAGCCACATAAAGCTGTGATTGGCCAAAACCACCACAgattggggtagagagagaaagggtgtttAGTTACTGACTTCAAATGTACATTTTTTGACATAACTTAATGAAGGCCATTGTTGCTTACATGTGCATTTTAACATGTTttgttccttctctccctcctccttttctctccctcctccctttcctcctccctttctctccctcctccctttctctccctcctccctttctctccctcctccttttctctccctcctccctttctctccctcctccctttctctccctcctccctttctctccctcctccctttctctccctcctccctttctctcccgaAATGCTTTCCCCAGAGACTAATAGACAAATCCAGAGTGACTTGTGTAAAATGGGTGCCCGGCTTAGAGAGGTTGTTCCTAGTCGCTCATTCCAGTGGAAACATGTACTTGTACAACGTAGAAAACACGTGCGGCACCACGGCGCCTCACTACCAGTTGCTCAAACAGGGCAAGAACTACTCGGTGCACACGTGTAAGAGCAAATCCACGCGCAACCCTTTGCTCAGATGGACGGTGGGCGAGGGAGCGCTCAACGAGTTTGCCTTTTCACCCGACGGGAAGTTTCTGGCGTGTGTCAGCCAGGACGGCT
It encodes the following:
- the LOC139374363 gene encoding uncharacterized protein, which translates into the protein MATTNRQQQHSLPGFPDDSLVESGPSSVDKLAFKYMELCKVESSTDSESDVSPRWSDTSTMGCGSSAAESRQPIQRMLTCSHKPVGRYSWLSLSLDPYDGSSEDSDESIAGPRRPRQGSCRYWGRSQRRNTPTVILKEVIKSGGPTEPHLIDVQMRSASDSELWTCSHMETMSSCSHSKGRGPVAETSADSGVLTKSSPCTPVFPTFVGAATSVPKVQIPEKSPDSTIPLRGAFKRKLSLPGAEALQDCYHRKKQCVTKMEAGDSPPEVSWSMTRNTPP
- the LOC139375400 gene encoding WD repeat-containing protein 20-like isoform X2, with protein sequence MAAEGGGKELNEIKTQFNTREGVYKLLTHSEYSRPNRVPFNSQGSNPVKVSFVNVNDQSGNGDRICFNVGRELYFYIYKGVRKAADLSKPIDKRIYKGTQPTCHDFNHLTATADSVSLLVGFSAGQVQLIDPIKRETSKLFNEERLIDKSRVTCVKWVPGLERLFLVAHSSGNMYLYNVENTCGTTAPHYQLLKQGKNYSVHTCKSKSTRNPLLRWTVGEGALNEFAFSPDGKFLACVSQDGFLRVFNFDAVELHGTMKSYFGGLLCMCWSPDGKYIVAGGEDDLVTVWSFVDCRVIARGHGHKSWVSVVAFDHYTTSVEDADPMEFNGSDEDFQGLHFGRDRANSTQSRLSKRNSTDSRTVHTTYRFGSVGQDTQLCLWDLTEDILFPHLPLSRTRTHTNVMNATSPPAGGEVAGDIVNNLTALASYDCQQQEQCHRLGCQQVCNTLPSRSQRAAPGDRPQTEPQHGSH